The proteins below come from a single Chryseobacterium capnotolerans genomic window:
- a CDS encoding DUF3060 domain-containing protein: MKSIKTAGILAILLLGTGTVFSQSKKTESTKGVEQSDGKTIQVDGVGHKLNYTLNGGNVEVAGGDNTVTVKGNARKISVSGTGNKVYIDKVDNVAIEGGNNTVYYRTSGTKSGKPNASLTGVGNKVVKQ; encoded by the coding sequence ATGAAAAGTATTAAAACAGCAGGTATTTTAGCGATTCTGTTACTAGGAACAGGAACAGTATTTTCTCAATCCAAAAAAACAGAATCCACAAAAGGAGTTGAGCAGTCTGATGGCAAAACAATACAGGTAGACGGCGTTGGACATAAACTTAATTATACTCTTAACGGTGGAAATGTAGAAGTTGCCGGAGGTGATAATACCGTAACAGTCAAAGGAAATGCAAGAAAAATTTCAGTTTCGGGAACAGGTAACAAAGTATATATTGATAAAGTGGATAATGTTGCCATAGAAGGTGGTAATAATACTGTTTACTATAGAACTTCAGGAACAAAATCAGGAAAACCTAATGCTTCTCTTACAGGGGTGGGAAATAAAGTGGTGAAACAATAA
- a CDS encoding T9SS type A sorting domain-containing protein, giving the protein MYEVALTPTLATGEVNSEKATFNVFPNPVNKGNILYFNRKQDYELYDMSGKLIGKEKNALTITTTSLSTGVYLVKTSEGHLKRIIVK; this is encoded by the coding sequence ATGTATGAAGTGGCTCTAACTCCTACTTTAGCCACTGGTGAAGTAAATTCCGAAAAAGCAACCTTCAATGTATTCCCGAACCCTGTGAATAAAGGAAATATTTTATACTTCAACAGAAAACAGGACTATGAATTATATGATATGTCCGGAAAACTGATTGGAAAAGAAAAAAATGCCCTTACCATCACTACTACAAGTCTTTCTACAGGAGTTTATCTTGTAAAAACTTCAGAAGGACACCTTAAAAGAATTATTGTAAAATAA